AACGAGATCTTGCCCTTGCCATTTTCGTCATGGTCGACCCGGATCAGGGCAAGCGTGAAATTCGGTTGTGAGAATTCGTACGAGAACGCGGTCGGTTCGGTCCCCGTGGATCGCTTTGAGACCGCAACGCCAGGATTATTCGTTGATCCGCTCGGCCGTTCGTTGCGTTTCGGCGGTGCCGAAACCGTTTCAGGAACGGGCTCCTCTCGTTTGGTTTCGACCGGAACCGCCGCTTTTGCGACCGGACGTTTGACAGTCGACTTACGCGTTTTGGTTTGCCCGTCAATGCCGGAAGCAAAAACGGACACAAAGATAGCCGCGATCATTGTTGCAAATAATGCTTTCATCATCATTGGGCTGGCCTCAAAACGGGCCGAACGCGCAATTGTACACCGGCTTCTTCGATGAGTCGAAAGCAAGTTTGGTTCGATTTAGATGTTAAGCTACTCGAATTTCACCGAGACCACCTTCGATACACCGGCTTCCTGCATCGTAACGCCATAAAGCGCCCGGGCGGCCTCCATCGTCCGTTTATTGTGGGTGATCACGATAAACTGGGTCTTTTCGGACATTTCAGCGATCTTTCCAACAAACCTGCCGACGTTTGCGTCATCTAGCGGTGCATCGACCTCGTCGAGCAAACAGAACGGCGATGGTCGATATTTGAAAATGGCGAGCACGAGAGCAATGGCGGTCATTGCTTTCTCGCCGCCCGAGAGCAGGAGGATATTCTGAAGACGCTTGCCTGGCGGCTGAGCCGAAACCTCGATCCCGGCTTCGAGTATGTCGTCAGATTCGAGGAGTGTCATTTCGCCCCGTCCGCCGCCGAAAAGGTCGCTGAAATAGGTCTTGAAATTTTCGTTGATGGCCTCGAACGCATGTTTGAACCGCTCGCGCGACCGCTCTTTGATCTCACGCAGAGCTTCTTCGGCCGAGGCAATACTCTCGACGATGTCGTGCCTTTGAGACGTCAGGAAAAGTAATCGCTCTTCGGCTTCAGCGAGTTCATCTACGGCGAGCATGTTTATGGCCCCAAATCCGTCCAACCGTTGCCGCAGATCGTCTACTTGCCGCCGGGCATCGTCCAGAGCAAAATCCGGCGGCAGCTCTACAGAATTAACCAGCTGATCAAGCTCGATGCTGAGTTCCTGATTACAATTCTCCTGAATATTCTTGAGATGCGTGACCGCCTCGGTCTGACGAACCTCGATCGCAGCCCTTTCGTTCATTGCCTCGGCAGCTTTTCGGTTCAACTCTGCCAGGGTCTCACTCGATTCGTCCGCAATTATGCGCGCCGCATTGACCGCACTGACAGCCGTATCAATTTCGAGCCGCTCCGCCTCAAGATCCGCTTCGACACCGGTGATCCGGCCGGCGATCTCTGTGACCGATTTGCGGAGTTCCCCTAATTTTATATCCGTCTCGGATAGGTCAAGTTCGAGAATGGCGATCCGGGATTCGACCTCTTTTTGTTCGTTCTCGATCCGACGCAATGCTGCTTGGGCCGATCGGCGCCTCTCACCGGAGGTTGCGGCAAGAGTCCTCTTTTCGTTTAGAATCCGGTTTTCGTCTTCAGCATGTTCGCGTGCCGCAGCAAGGCGTCGAGTGGTCTCATCAAGATCGGCCTGTGCTTCGCGACGAGCCGCCTCGGCCTCGATCCGACTCGTCTGCGCGGCGCCGATCTTGGCACGCATATCGGCGATCTCTGCAGTCAATTGAGCGTGCTCTTCTACAACGACCTTTCGATGTCTCTCGGTCCGATCGATCTCTTGACGCACGTTCTTTTCGTGAAGCTCAAGGCTCAGAATATGGCGCTCTACTTTGATGATAAGCGACTGAAGATCAACTGTCCTTTCCTCAAGGTTTGTCAGTGCCGACCGTTCGGCATTAGCAGCCTCCTCAGCCTTTGCGACTTCGTTTTCAAGCCTTTCGGCAGACCGAGCAAGACCGGTAAGTTCGCGTTTGAATGCAAGAAGCGAATCGTTTCTTTCACCGGTCGAGGTTTGGCCGCTTATGAAAAGACTGTTGCCAAAACGTATATCTCCGTTTTCTGCAACAGTCACGCCGCCAGCTGCCGAGGGTGTATCATCGAGCTCATCGACCAGATCGGCCGACATCTCTCGGGGAAACGCGTTTCGCAATACCGCGAGTAACTCTGGCGAAACCCCGAGGACTTTTTCGATGCTCTTCGAGTTGCCGATCCTGACGGATGTGTTTTCAACACGTTTTGCATCGGGTGCGATCAAGATCGAAACGCGTCCGATCGGCTTTTGCCGCAGCCAGTCGGAAACCTTCTTTGCCTCGGCCAAATTCCGGACCAATACCGTTTGCAGATATCCACCAAAAAGGCTTTCAACGGCTCTCTCTGCGGTCTCATCGACGTTCAGAAAATCTGCGAGCACGCCGAGCGGCTGCACACCCATTTTGTCCTTTTCGGAAAATAGCTTCTGTATCTGGGGCGCGTACACTGCTCGTTTTTCTTCAAGTTCCTGGAGCGTCTCAAGCCGATTGCGCGTTCGTGCAAGTTCAGAACTTCTAAGTCTGAAATGCTCATCGGCGCGCCTGAGCAATTCGCGAGCGGCCGCGGAATTCTCAAGAAGTTGTTTCTTCTCAGAATTTAGCGAATCGAGTTTTTCCCGCTCACCGGCCAGCTCTTTCGAAGCTCGTTCAGCTTCCGCGACGAAATCAGCGTGCATCTCGTCCGCGCGTGAGCCCTCGCGTTCCAGACCTTCAAGCCTCTCGAGCAGTCGAGCGACGTTCATTTCAAGCTGCCGACCTATCTCGTCAAATCGTTCGACAGCCGCGTTGTGTATCATCAATTCGTTTCGACGGGACTCTGCCTCCGCCTCGATCGTTCGAACGTCGTCAACTTTTGCCGCGTAGGTCTTTTCAGCCTCTACAAGTATCAGCCGCGAGGCGTCGGCTTCAGAACTTTCTTTCTGCTCCTCGATCTCAAGCCGTTCGCGTTCGTTCGCTGCTAGCCTGAGTCGCTCATTCGAGGCGTCGATCTCACCGCGCAATGCAACAACGCGATTGTTGAGATTTACGATCTGTTCTGACTGATAGCGGTGTTCTCGATCCGCTCTATCGCGTTCAAGTGCGTTCTGGGCATGCCGGCGCCGAACCTCCGAGAGAGCTTCCTCTGCTTCGCGGGCGCTGATCGTTGCCCTTCGAAAGGTCTCTTCTTGATCACTGACCTTGACGATGAAGCCACGCTCGGTCTCGATCGCTTCAGCCAGTTTTTCACCGAGCTCATCGATCAGGCCCGATAGATGCTTGCCTTCGGCTGCGAACAGCTGTCTTAAAAGGACCCGAAAATCCTCTTGCAAAACGACATACCGCCGGGTCTTCGCAGCCTGACGTCTCAATGAATTCGCTTGTTTCTCGATCTCTGATACGATGTCCGAGATCCGGCCAAGATTGGACTTTGCTGACTCGAGCCGGGATTCTGCCGCACGTTGTCGGGTCCGAAACTTTGATATTCCGGCCGCTTCTTCGATGAGATTTCGACGGTCAGCTGGTTTTGCCGATAGTATCTGACCGATTCGGCCTTGTTCAATGATCGCGTAATGAGCGCCTGATAGTCCCGTTCCCGCGAACAGGTCCTGAATATCACGAAGCCGACATGTTTTCCCGTTGAGGAGATATTCACTTTCACCCGATAGATAAAGTCGTCGGGTGACGGAAACCGCTTCTCCAGGTGCGAAATCCAAAGCAAACGAACGAGGCCGCCAATGGCGCTTTGACCTCACGGTTCGCTCTACCACTTGTATCGAACCGACCTGTGCCGCCTGAACCTTCTGGATCTCGATGTCGCCTTCTTCGTGAAGGCCATTCTGCTCGGCCTCGGCAACGTATGCAGCATCCGCGGCCGCCTCCGCCGACGATTCCGTGGTCTCAGCCTCAAGGGCGTCGATGTCGACGGCAAGCTCGTCAATATTGCTTAATGCCTCATCGATGTCCTCGAGTTCACGGTCATCAATATCAAACGCATCGTCGTCACGGACTAGGTGCAAAACAACCTCGGCCATGCCAGACGGCTTTCGGTTTTTTGTACCCTGAAAGACGACGTCCTTCATTTCGCCTCCACGAAGCGACTTGGCACGCTGTTCTCCCAGTACCCACGAGATCGAATCCGAGACATTCGATTTGCCGCAGCCGTTCGGACCAACAACCGCCGTTATTCCGTTTCCCGTAAAGACGATCTCCGTGTAGTCCGCAAAAGATTTAAAACCTGTGATTTCCAGGCGTTGGAGCTTAAACATTCTATAGTGCTAGGTTATTCGAGGTAGCACTATATTTTGGGGTAATCGGCGGTTTTAGTCAACTGAAACTGTCGGATGAGACGTTCCGTGACGATATGTGAATAAGCGGAATTGGATTGAATCCCTGGGGGGCCACACTGTGAGTTGTGCGGCTAAATCAGCTCGCTCCCAACGTCACGAAGCCCCTGCTGTTCAGCTCTTTCGTTATCGAGTTCGGTAAGAACATCGAGCAAAAAGTTTGTATTGCTCGAAACGCTGATTATGACTTGAAACTCGTTTTCGGACGTAGAAAATTCGAATGTCCCGCTGCTGATCTCAATGATCTCCCTGAATGCGCCAACACCATTATGTCCGTTACATTCCGCATCGACTATCTTGCCTTCGTTGAAAGAAACACTGGCCAGGTGCATGTCGGATTTTAATACCAGAAGCCCGGTCATTTTTGCATTTTCTATCACCTGAACCGCATCAAAAATGCTGACGTATCCGAGATTTCCTGCAAACGTCACATCGGTTCTGACTTTTTGCGGTGTTCTGTCACGGTTTGTAGCAAATTCTGGTCGCCGGGCACGACGGATAGCTTCGAGTCCAGGAGCTACTGAGATCCGCGGATCGAGTAGTTTCGCTTCCTGAAGTCGATCGTAAGCCAGGTCAAAGTCTTCACGTGCAATATATAGCGTTACCAATGCAAGGCATTGTTTTGCAGCCTCGGAGAGGTTCTTCTGCTTGATACTGATGTCGCGCATCTTTTCGCGCAGAGATATCGAACGCGGGCTGCGCTCGATCGACTCCCGAAGCAGGGTGAAGGCCTTTTCAGGCGAACTGTACTTCACGAACAGATCGGCGTCCAGCAACACCGATTCGATCGAGATCTCACTTACGGGGATGGCAGACTCTAATACTTGATTCATCGTCGGCACGGAACAAAGATGTTCAACATTTTAAAACTATCACATTCACTGTGAATTCGTCATCAAAAATCTTTCTTCTGAAGAACGAAAAAAGACCGCTTCGAGTGGCGGTCTTTTATTTCGATCGGTGTAATTAATCTAAAAATCGAACCGAATACCAAACCGAATCTGCCTTGGGCGAAAGGTGCGGGTTGGAACCAGGAAATTCTCTCTAGCGGTAGCCGACGCGTTCGGCCCTATAAAATCAACAAACTCAGAGCCAAAACTGAACACAGCCATGTTAAGGATATTGCCGAACTCGACTGTTGGCCGTAAACGGAAACGCTCGCCAAACTTCCATTCACGAGTAACGTTCAGATCAAATATATACTGTTTCGGACCTCGGCCGGCATTCCGCGGAAGATTTCCGCTTCGCGACCCGATGGGCTGCAGCGAAAATTGAGCAAGCAAAGCCTCCGGAACCCCGGAACCCGGCTCACGCCAAACTAGATCTGAAAGGTTGCCATTGAACTGAACCCTATCGGTACTCGAGTCATTCAGATTTCGATCAATGCCATATCCAAGATTGAAAGGCGCTGAACTTCCAAAACGAAAAATCGGAGAGAACCGAACGCTCCCGAGCCACCACGGAGTATCGATGGAGCCCGACAGAGCGAAACGGTGTCGCCTGTCCTGCAGGGCTCGAGCCCATTCGCGGCTGAAATCACCGCTGACCTCGGCGTTCGAAGTATTGTTGAGTCCGTCATCCATCAGTTTCGAAAGAGTATATACTGCACGAAAAGATCCTCCGAAACCGTAACCCATCTTTCGGTAACGGCGGCGAAACTCCAAAACCAGTCCTTGATATGCTGAGTTCCCGATCGACGCGACTCGCTCTTTCTCATCTACGGTTGGGTCGGGACGCAGACTCCGAAGTGCTTCGATCGCAATGCCAATTGGCCCACCGATCGAATTTGATGAAACACCGTCCGATGCGTTGGTGTTCGGAGTCGTCGACGAGGTGTTTACGGTATTCAGATTTATCCAGCAGGTGACATTCACCGTTGTGCCACAGGTACCGGTCTGAGTTGCTGGATTTGTAGAAACTCCGCTGGGATCCGTCGTCGGACCAAGGTAAAAGCGATATGTTCGCTGGGTACCGTTAAAGTTAGTAAAAACGTACTGCGATGCGACAAGGTACGCGGTATAATCCTGGAACCCGGACGGAAGTATCGGAAGATTTGTGTTGTATTCTCGCCAAAGGTGAGCAGTCTTGTTCCATGTATAGTTTGCTTCAAAAACCCATCCGTTGTATATCTCACGCTCAAACCCAACGTTGAACTGATAGCTCTCAGGGATTTTGAGGTCAGGATCGACGGACCGTAGCGGGTTACCGCCGCTGGCGGTATTAGCAATGAAACCTGTATTTGGCCCACACGGAACAGGAGTAGCCACTGGTCCGCAATTTGCCGACGTGACTGCCGCTCGAAGAGCTTCAACAGATGGATAAGCGTTCGGGAAACTGGTCGCGATCTGGGCAAGGACGTTTGCTCTCGAATTATTGGTTGTGGGTATCGTATTGGAGTCAAATGATGCAAGGCTGCCTAATTGGTTCTGTATGAAGTCGCCGACCGTTCGCAAAAGGACCCGATTGTAAAAAATCCCTGCTCCGAATCGAACAACCGTTTTGCCCGCTCCACGCTTCTTTCCAAAAGGATCCCACGCAATACCGACACGAGGCCCAATATTGTTGTTGTCAGAGATCGCAGTCTCGCGTTCATAACGGACCCCGTAACTGAGTGTAAGGTTCGAAGTGAGTCTGAACTCGTCGTTGATGAACAAACCCCAATACGTGTTTGTAACGTCTGTGGCTGTCCCAAAGTTATGCCGATATCTCGATAAAACATTGTTCGAATAGTTCAAAACGCTGCCAAAGTTGTAGGTACCCGTCGCATCGCCCAGCGCTACTGCCTTCGAATTGACGTCCTGAACGTCGATACCCATCTTAAGCGTGTGTGATCCTGCAATATAGGTGAACGAATTTTGAAACTGCAATCTTCGTTCTTCGCGGCTGTCGGCAAAATTCTGCAAGCTGCTTGCTGTAGAATTACCTGCAATAAGTGTCTGTACGCTGTTAGTTACCGGATTTCGATACCCGATCAAGATCACCGGTGCCAATGGGTCGTCCGTTTGATAACTCGGTTTGTAATTGGACCATTGAAACCTGAACTGATTTACGGCTTTAGATCCAAAAACGTGGTTGTCAGTGAAGTTTATTGCGTCTGTATTTATGTTCCTTGCCTGCAAGGCTTCTTCTATACGAGTAGTTGAAGTCCCACTAGTTCTACGGTTTTTGCGCCGGCCAAACTGCCAACCGACGGTAAAATCATTTTTCTTGGTCAATCGGTGATCGAATCGCAGCGTGAGGATATTTCCTGCGTTCGGAGTCGCATACAAATTCGAATAATTAGAAATAAAACCTGCTGTAGCCGGGCAGTTCGCGGGATTCGCATTGTCGCAAAATTGCTCCGTCCCGGTCGGCGAAGGTAACGTAAATCGTGGATTCGGAACCACAGGAATATACGTATCGATCAGAGTCGTATCTTCAAACCGCTGATATTCGTATGCAAATGCGAAAAATGTCTTGTCTTTTCCATTGTAAAACGGCAATTTGACAGGTCCGCTGAACGTAAAACCGGGATTGTAATACGTGAGCGGCAACCGATCGATTCCTCGGCTGTTGTTGTACCAAGTATTCGCATTGAAACTGTCATCGGCGAAGAACATGAATGCCCTGCCGCGATAGCGGTTTGAGCCGGAGCGAGTTCGTAAATTGATACGTCCGCCAGATGCACGTCCATACTCAGCCGAGAATTGATTTCTTATTACCTGCACTTCTGCGATCGCTTCTAAAGACGGCTGAAACCGGTCTCGAGCTGACCTGTCGTCGTTATTATCTAAACCGTCGATCGTAATGTTATTGGAATAAGAGGCCCCGCCCGAAATGGTGAAATTGCCCTGTTCAAAGGGTGTGCTCCGCGGATTCGCGTTTCGGTCCTCGGCGAGATCTGAAGTTGAGAGAGCTTCTTCGGAGGTCCCCCCAAGAGTTAAGACCAGGTCTAGCGGATTTCGATTAACATTCGGAAGTTCTTCGATCTCCCGCTCCTCGATCGTTCCGCCTACAATTGTTCGGGTCACGTCAATAGCTGGTGCGTCATCGTCAGTTACCGTAACTGTTGTCTCCGCTTGCACATCGGCCGGCAACAACGAGAGGTCGAGTCGAAGGTTTTGTCCGGCGATCGTGACCAAATCGATCCGCTCTTTTGCACCGAATCCGGTCGCCGAAGCCCTGATCTTGTATGTTCCCGGGGGCAATTCGACAAACCGGTACTGGCCGTCGCTATTCGTCACTGCTGTCCGTGACAGCCCAGACTGAACTTGACTTGCAATGACAGTCGCGCCAACGATGGCCATCCCGTTCGAATCGGTTATTCGGCCCGCGATCGTAACGTCATCAAGATCTTGGGCACTCGATCGTACGACGGCAAAAAGGGTGCAAAACACCAAAGACGAAAGCAAGAACTTTCCTGCAAAAACTTTCATCACGATACTCCTGAAGAAATTTTTACGGTTTAAAGGGACGGGATATTTTGCAACACAAAACGATCAATTGCAAAATCTACGTGAATCGTTTAAGCCTGACTTACTCGTCGTCGATCGTAACTTCCGCATAATGGGCTCTGCGGACTCGCGAAACGGGTATTAGGGCATCCGAAGGAGCTGTTTGCTGACCGCTTCGCGGGATCTCACTCGCGTGACTGCGGATGTATTCAAAAAAACGCTCGAACTCACGCTGCATCGCATCCATTTTTTCCCGCATATTGAGAATTATCTCAACACCAGCAAGATTGACTCCAAGATCGCGCGTGAGCGATAGAATTATTTCCAGACGCTCGAGGTCCGAGTCCTCATAAAGTCGCGTATTCCCCACCGATCGCGAAGGCTTTAGTAGCCCCTCACGTTCATACATCCTCAGTGTCTGCGGATGTATTTCGAACATTTCCGCGACGGCACTGATCGTATATGTTTTGACGCGCTTTTTCATCGTTAATTAAACGGCGGAAACATCTTAATTCGGGTGCAACAGGCTCATGTCGACATTGCCGAGACCTTTCTTCAAGGCATTTAGTGGATCAGTCTAACCCCATTGCATTTCGGGGGTTCTCCGGATTAAGTTTCTCAAATTGTCTCAAGATGTCCTTTGTCTCTTCGGATATTACCCTCGGGAGCGCGATCTTTACCTCAATGAACTCATCCCCTCGCAACGATGGATTTCGCAAGCTTGGATAGCCACGCTCACGCAGTCGAAACTTTTGCCCAGACTCTGTGCCTGGCGGAATCTTGAGTTGAGCTTTTCCTTCGACTGTTGGAACTTCGATCCTCGCACCTAATGCAGCTTCTGAAACCGATATCGGGACCGAAACGTAGACGTTGTCTCCTTTACGTGTCAGGAACGGATGTTTTCCGACATTTGTAAGGATAAAGAGATCCCCTGGTTCTGCTCCTAGCCTGCCACCATGGCCTTTCTTTGGAATCCGTACACGGGAACCAGTATCGACACCGGCAGGAATCCTGATTTTCACTTGTTCGGATTTCGGGGTTGTTCCTTTGCCGCTGCAAAGCGAACACGGGGTTCGACGTCGACCGGTTCCGCCGCAATCTGCACAATCCTGGGCGAACTGTAAACGCCCTCCTGACCGCATGACCTGTCCCGTTCCTTTACAGGTAGTGCATTGAACGACCGGACCGCCGGTGTCACCCGCTCCGTTACATCGAGAACACTGCTCCGACCGGTTTACCGTGATGTTGGTTGTCAGACCAGTAAATGCCTCCTCGAAACTGAGTGCCAAAGGCATTTCGATATCTCGGCCTTTCTTAGGCATCGCCCGCGGCGGTTCAGGCTGTGGCCGCGCGCCTGCCCCGCCACCTCCACCGCCAAAAAGATCAGAGAAAATATCGCGAAAGCTGGATCCGCTACCGCCGCCCGACGTACTCGAAAAATCGAAGCCCGAAAAATCAAAACCCGGTGCACCAGTACCACTTGCGGCGCCGGACGCAAACGGTGATTCAGCATCCAAATTGTCGTTGTAATAGCCGAATCGGTCGAATACCTTTCGTTTTTTTTCGTCCGAGAGAACATCGTAGGCTTCTTGTACTTCTTTAAATTTCTCTTCGGCGGTTTTGTCGTTAGGGTTGACGTCAGGGTGAAATTTACGCGCCATCTTGCGGTACGATTTCTTTATCTCGTCCGCATTTGCGTCTTTTTTTACCCCAAGGATCTTGTAATAATCTTTTTTGGCCATCGCGAATCAGCGACAATTGTAAAGGGACAAGGGATGATCGGCAAATTTCGTTCCAGTTCGTCCCTCGTCCCTTATCGTTCTTATAAGACGCTTAGTCCTTCTTTTCTTCTTCAACGTCGACGTATTCGGCATCGATGACATTGTCATCCGACGAAGCAGACGCACTGTCGCCGTCGGCTCCCGCGGTTGCCGACGATGCCTGCTCATTTCCACTGTCGGTCGGTGTCGCGCTGCCGGCCTGGCTGTAGAGTACTTCGGCGATCTTGTGCGAAGCGGTCTGGAGCCGTTCGTACGCGTTGTTCATCGCATCCGTATCGGTGCCCGCGAGTGCAGATTTCGATTCCGCGATCGCGGCCTCAACCTCTCCTATCGCCTCGGCATCGAGCTTCTCCTTGTTTTCCGAAAAAGTCTTCTCGACGCTGTAAACCAAACCGTCCAAACGGTTTCGTGCTTCGATCTCGGCCTTTTTCTTTTCGTCTTCGCCGGCGTGCGACTCTGCGTCCTTCATCATCCGATCGATCTCGTCCTTTGAGAGGCCCGAGGTCGCGGTGATCGTGATCTTCTGCTCGCGGCCGGTGCCGACATCCTTCGCCGAGACGTTCACGATGCCGTTGGCGTCGATGTCGAACGTGACCTCCACTTGCGGCACACCGCGAGGTGCCGGCGGGATGCCGACCAGGTGAAACTTGCCGAGCGTCTTGTTGTCAGCGGCCATCGGCCGTTCGCCCTGAAGCACGTGAACCTCGACCGACGTCTGGTTGTCGGATGCGGTCGAAAAGATCTCGCTCTTGCGTGTAGGGATCGTCGTGTTACGCGCGATCATCGGCGTAGTAACGCCTCCGAGCGTCTCGATGCCGAGGCTGAGCGGTGTAACGTCCAAAAGCAGAATGTCGGTCTTCTCACCGCCCAAAACGCCTGCCTGTACGGCCGCACCGAGAGCGACGACCTCATCGGGATTAACCGATTTGTTCGGCTCTTTGCCGAAAAATTCCTTGACCATTTCCTGGACTCTTGGAATGCGGGTCGAACCACCCACGAGAACGATCTCTTCAATGTCCTTCGGGGTCAAACCAGCGTCTTTGATCGCCTGTTCGACGGGCGGCATGAGCCGTTTCAAGATCGGCTCAGCTAACTGCTCGAACTTCGATCGCGTCAGTTTCATCACTAGGTGTTTTGGCCCGGAAGCATCCGCCGTGATGAACGGTAGGTTGATCTCGGTCTCCATCGCAGACGAAAGTTCGACCTTGGCTTTCTCGGCCGATTCTTTCAGCCGCTGAAGCGCCATCTTATCGCTGGTCAGGTCGATGCCCTGATCTTTCTTAAACTCGTCTATGATCCATTTGATGAGCACTTCGTCAACGTCATCGCCGCCAAGGTGAGTGTCTCCGTTCGTCGATTTGACCTCGACGACGCCTTCACCGACCTCAAGCACCGAAATATCGAAAGTTCCACCGCCAAAGTCGAATACGGCGATGACCTCGTCTTTCTTTTTGTCGAGGCCGTAAGCCAGGGCAGCTGCGGTCGGTTCGTTGACAATACGAAGAACCTCGAGGCCGGCGATCTTGCCGGCGTCTTTCGTTGCTTGACGCTGAGCATCGTTAAAATATGCTGGTACCGTAATTACCGCCTTTTCGACCTTCGAACCAAGATAATCTTCGGCCGACTGTTTCAACTTCTGCAGTACCATCGCGGCGATCTCAGGCGGGCTGTACTGCTTGCCGTCGGCATTGATGCGGACGTCGCCGTTCGAGGCTTTTTCGACCTTGTAGGGCACCTGTTTGACCTCGCCCTGGACCTCGTCGAACTTGCGGCCCATGAAACGCTTTATCGAATAAAGCGTGTTTTCGGGGTTCGTCACCGCCTGCCGCTTTGCGACCTGGCCGACGAGACGGTTACCGTCCTTGGTAAACGCGACGACCGACGGCGTCGTGCGGCCGCCTTCGGCGTTTGTGATAACGACCGGTTCGCCGCCTTCCATAACGGCGACGACCGAGTTCGTCGTTCCCAGATCGATTCCT
The DNA window shown above is from Chloracidobacterium sp. and carries:
- the dnaJ gene encoding molecular chaperone DnaJ, whose protein sequence is MAKKDYYKILGVKKDANADEIKKSYRKMARKFHPDVNPNDKTAEEKFKEVQEAYDVLSDEKKRKVFDRFGYYNDNLDAESPFASGAASGTGAPGFDFSGFDFSSTSGGGSGSSFRDIFSDLFGGGGGGAGARPQPEPPRAMPKKGRDIEMPLALSFEEAFTGLTTNITVNRSEQCSRCNGAGDTGGPVVQCTTCKGTGQVMRSGGRLQFAQDCADCGGTGRRRTPCSLCSGKGTTPKSEQVKIRIPAGVDTGSRVRIPKKGHGGRLGAEPGDLFILTNVGKHPFLTRKGDNVYVSVPISVSEAALGARIEVPTVEGKAQLKIPPGTESGQKFRLRERGYPSLRNPSLRGDEFIEVKIALPRVISEETKDILRQFEKLNPENPRNAMGLD
- a CDS encoding TonB-dependent receptor, with protein sequence MKVFAGKFLLSSLVFCTLFAVVRSSAQDLDDVTIAGRITDSNGMAIVGATVIASQVQSGLSRTAVTNSDGQYRFVELPPGTYKIRASATGFGAKERIDLVTIAGQNLRLDLSLLPADVQAETTVTVTDDDAPAIDVTRTIVGGTIEEREIEELPNVNRNPLDLVLTLGGTSEEALSTSDLAEDRNANPRSTPFEQGNFTISGGASYSNNITIDGLDNNDDRSARDRFQPSLEAIAEVQVIRNQFSAEYGRASGGRINLRTRSGSNRYRGRAFMFFADDSFNANTWYNNSRGIDRLPLTYYNPGFTFSGPVKLPFYNGKDKTFFAFAYEYQRFEDTTLIDTYIPVVPNPRFTLPSPTGTEQFCDNANPANCPATAGFISNYSNLYATPNAGNILTLRFDHRLTKKNDFTVGWQFGRRKNRRTSGTSTTRIEEALQARNINTDAINFTDNHVFGSKAVNQFRFQWSNYKPSYQTDDPLAPVILIGYRNPVTNSVQTLIAGNSTASSLQNFADSREERRLQFQNSFTYIAGSHTLKMGIDVQDVNSKAVALGDATGTYNFGSVLNYSNNVLSRYRHNFGTATDVTNTYWGLFINDEFRLTSNLTLSYGVRYERETAISDNNNIGPRVGIAWDPFGKKRGAGKTVVRFGAGIFYNRVLLRTVGDFIQNQLGSLASFDSNTIPTTNNSRANVLAQIATSFPNAYPSVEALRAAVTSANCGPVATPVPCGPNTGFIANTASGGNPLRSVDPDLKIPESYQFNVGFEREIYNGWVFEANYTWNKTAHLWREYNTNLPILPSGFQDYTAYLVASQYVFTNFNGTQRTYRFYLGPTTDPSGVSTNPATQTGTCGTTVNVTCWINLNTVNTSSTTPNTNASDGVSSNSIGGPIGIAIEALRSLRPDPTVDEKERVASIGNSAYQGLVLEFRRRYRKMGYGFGGSFRAVYTLSKLMDDGLNNTSNAEVSGDFSREWARALQDRRHRFALSGSIDTPWWLGSVRFSPIFRFGSSAPFNLGYGIDRNLNDSSTDRVQFNGNLSDLVWREPGSGVPEALLAQFSLQPIGSRSGNLPRNAGRGPKQYIFDLNVTREWKFGERFRLRPTVEFGNILNMAVFSFGSEFVDFIGPNASATARENFLVPTRTFRPRQIRFGIRFDF
- a CDS encoding helix-turn-helix transcriptional regulator — protein: MKKRVKTYTISAVAEMFEIHPQTLRMYEREGLLKPSRSVGNTRLYEDSDLERLEIILSLTRDLGVNLAGVEIILNMREKMDAMQREFERFFEYIRSHASEIPRSGQQTAPSDALIPVSRVRRAHYAEVTIDDE
- a CDS encoding DUF4388 domain-containing protein; its protein translation is MNQVLESAIPVSEISIESVLLDADLFVKYSSPEKAFTLLRESIERSPRSISLREKMRDISIKQKNLSEAAKQCLALVTLYIAREDFDLAYDRLQEAKLLDPRISVAPGLEAIRRARRPEFATNRDRTPQKVRTDVTFAGNLGYVSIFDAVQVIENAKMTGLLVLKSDMHLASVSFNEGKIVDAECNGHNGVGAFREIIEISSGTFEFSTSENEFQVIISVSSNTNFLLDVLTELDNERAEQQGLRDVGSELI
- the smc gene encoding chromosome segregation protein SMC, with translation MFKLQRLEITGFKSFADYTEIVFTGNGITAVVGPNGCGKSNVSDSISWVLGEQRAKSLRGGEMKDVVFQGTKNRKPSGMAEVVLHLVRDDDAFDIDDRELEDIDEALSNIDELAVDIDALEAETTESSAEAAADAAYVAEAEQNGLHEEGDIEIQKVQAAQVGSIQVVERTVRSKRHWRPRSFALDFAPGEAVSVTRRLYLSGESEYLLNGKTCRLRDIQDLFAGTGLSGAHYAIIEQGRIGQILSAKPADRRNLIEEAAGISKFRTRQRAAESRLESAKSNLGRISDIVSEIEKQANSLRRQAAKTRRYVVLQEDFRVLLRQLFAAEGKHLSGLIDELGEKLAEAIETERGFIVKVSDQEETFRRATISAREAEEALSEVRRRHAQNALERDRADREHRYQSEQIVNLNNRVVALRGEIDASNERLRLAANERERLEIEEQKESSEADASRLILVEAEKTYAAKVDDVRTIEAEAESRRNELMIHNAAVERFDEIGRQLEMNVARLLERLEGLEREGSRADEMHADFVAEAERASKELAGEREKLDSLNSEKKQLLENSAAARELLRRADEHFRLRSSELARTRNRLETLQELEEKRAVYAPQIQKLFSEKDKMGVQPLGVLADFLNVDETAERAVESLFGGYLQTVLVRNLAEAKKVSDWLRQKPIGRVSILIAPDAKRVENTSVRIGNSKSIEKVLGVSPELLAVLRNAFPREMSADLVDELDDTPSAAGGVTVAENGDIRFGNSLFISGQTSTGERNDSLLAFKRELTGLARSAERLENEVAKAEEAANAERSALTNLEERTVDLQSLIIKVERHILSLELHEKNVRQEIDRTERHRKVVVEEHAQLTAEIADMRAKIGAAQTSRIEAEAARREAQADLDETTRRLAAAREHAEDENRILNEKRTLAATSGERRRSAQAALRRIENEQKEVESRIAILELDLSETDIKLGELRKSVTEIAGRITGVEADLEAERLEIDTAVSAVNAARIIADESSETLAELNRKAAEAMNERAAIEVRQTEAVTHLKNIQENCNQELSIELDQLVNSVELPPDFALDDARRQVDDLRQRLDGFGAINMLAVDELAEAEERLLFLTSQRHDIVESIASAEEALREIKERSRERFKHAFEAINENFKTYFSDLFGGGRGEMTLLESDDILEAGIEVSAQPPGKRLQNILLLSGGEKAMTAIALVLAIFKYRPSPFCLLDEVDAPLDDANVGRFVGKIAEMSEKTQFIVITHNKRTMEAARALYGVTMQEAGVSKVVSVKFE